The following is a genomic window from Solanum lycopersicum chromosome 6, SLM_r2.1.
ATGCAGTGAAGAATACTGTTGGAGGAGCAAATAATGACAATGCAGCTACTGGTGGTATACCAAATTACCTTGATGAATACCCAAAACACAACCCAACCAATACCAAcatttaattcataattaatagttttttgctttttctttttactagTACTATTGTTGTAGCCTATTATGAGGTGTTGTTTAGCACATACCCCACCATAGGCatgtcatcttttttttttttctttttctatacaagtctctattcaagaaaaaaatgtttgttcTTCTTGTTATTAAAATTGAAAGCTAACATCTACCTACCATCCCTGCTGTTTTAATTTCTTGGGTAAAAGAGTTTGTTATACTTGTATTTTTGTGGATTTGGGTAATGAAATTTCATGTCAAAAGACgagaattgaaacaaaaatataatgaaaaaggGGGAtggttttcttttttacttttttatcaaatttaaaaatcaagtaGTAATAATTAGAGGTGATAAATTATACATggttaattaaatatgaaaggAGGGGTATTCATGACTTGACATACGCTTGCAAAAGAAGGATCGAGTATTAATTATGTAgcaaaaaaagtattaaaaaggTGTTTTGGTAGAGTATGTAAGGATATTGCTTAATAATTAGCAatacttaaattaattatacatggattatttatatgaattgttaGGTTTGATGAATGCattctataaaaaattaatttacagAGATAGCTTCCATTATTATGGCAGAAACGATATAATAAAAGGTTTTGAGGGGCAATTGCATCTTTAATCATGTTAATCATGTTAGTGCATGTCATTATTTAAGGTTTAGTGCTATACAAGGTTAATGTGTTCATTAATTTTCCTAATAAACTGTCAGACGACCCTTTAAATTCCTAATCATGAATCAAATCTACACAAATTGTGTTAAATTAATTCCAATGAAGTTGTATAAGGTAATTACAACTAATTTTCATCATTTCTGaagaaaaagatcatttttatgTGATCCAAATCTTAATACATCCTGTATTAATCGAAGCTGTTTGCTTTTTTCACACAGAACAAATGACAAGGGTTGGTTCTGGGAGGGGGTTATAAAGAACAAAGATCTCTGAGGTTGTCTACTAGTTGTTCTGGTTTGCATTTCATAATTTTCTAAATTCCAATACACCATCTCATTGAATTCTGGCACTAAAGCCAGAACCATTACAGTAAATTTGCCTTGTACAAACtcaaaaataaccaaaactTGGCATCATATTAAGCACCAAAAGGGACCAGAATCAGTCACAACAAGGTGAGATAACAAAATAAACCCCTACTATACACTTCGCATAGGTAAGATCGCCTTGCTACTTCATTAGGATGCTTTTCTGCTCCGGCTACTTGAACCGGAAACACTTCTTAACTCGGTTGGACTGTACAAGTCTCTTTGACCCAATGAAGCACTACCTCGACGAGGAGAACTTGTATTTGGTTCCCCTCTTATAATCTCAGTTTCCAAAACTTTGGCTTCTTCACTTAGCATCTTTAGCTGTTCCAGCAAAAGCAGATAAAACTATTCAGCCACCAAATCATGTAAAATATTACTCCTACAAGATGCCTAATTCGCGCCCAATCAGCTAATGTGTGAATACAAGCTAATGGGAAGTACAATGGAATAGCCTTTAGTACAGATCTTTTACCCTTTCAGTAGACTTCCGTTAAATGGAAGGCCAACTAATTATGCAATACTGATCTCGTAAATACACAAACTTTTGAGGATTACTTTGCCAAAGTTGTACTCAAGTCTTGAGCAACTCGAGAGACTTCCCTAACAAGTATAGGGGCACACAAAGAGTTCTGACGGGATCCCAAGATAGTCCATGTGACATATATAACAAAACCAAAGCTAGCTAGACAAAAGAACTGGAAACATCTCAGGAATCGAAAACATTTTGTACATGACAAGAGTCTAAATATCAACTCTAAGGTCTACTAATTCAATGGAAAGTAAAATCTTTAGAAAGaagtaaaattttttttgaggaTAGTAACACTCTGTAGAAAGAAGTACAATAGATGAAGATCGGAAGATAAATAAGCGTTCATACCCGAACTTCATTCTCTCTTAACTGGTCCTGGAGGGCACTGATGGCGGGACTTAAGCTGCAATGCAGAACAAATTGGTGATCAAAAATAGCACAACCACAAAGAAAAACTAAGTTCTAAAACAGACGTCAAAGAGTCAGCTCATTTACCAATACTCCATTAATTTGCACATAGAAGCCTGATATGTAGATGTGTGGTGGATGAAAGTGAGCGGGTGCACTTTTGTTTCTCTGCAGAAAGACATCCCAAATTATTCTAGCACTTAAAAAGCACAAATATGCAAAACGAGCAATAAGCACACATTAAGTTCGACCACCTCATATTTGTTACAACAGCCTGATTATATGCAGTTCGTTCTTCTTCAAATAATACCCGTTGCAGATCCGTGAATGAGTTCAAAGGTGCATCAAGATTGAAAATAGATGAGGATGGCAGAACAAGAAGAGGGATTTCCTTTCTGACATATTCTGCACCACTGTCACCAACCAATATTTATAGATTAAGCCAAGCATTTATCATGCTTCAGAAGGGTTGAATCAGTAATTTGAATAACAAGCAATAGCAGAAAACATAGGAATTCATTGGATCAAAGGGAGAGGTGAATTAAACAGCTTTGACTGTTTGACTATTCATTATAGACATCACTATAGACTAACAACATTTTCTCAACAAGAGAGACTTTATTAACAACAAAagcttctctttctttttttttttttttgggtgctGTGGGGGTTAAATGAACTTCAGTGTACAAGCAACTTCGCATTATCTTTAAATTGCAATAACTAAGAATATTATAAGATAagaatcaaaattaataaatactcTGAATCTGACACTTGCAGTTGCCCAAGATTCTGCAAAAACATGTCAGGTAGAAATTTTGTTCATCTAATTTTTTGCAGTTACCCACTTGCAGACCATCCCCTCTTCAATTGCATGTTTAAACTAATGATCTATCTGACACTCCTTCAGCAAAGCAACTTGTTAGGTTTCTAAAAAGAGCACATAAGATACTCCGACGTTCTAGTTCTTAAAAACCCACATTGCTCAAGGGTATACAATGTGGTTCTTTATATGATCTTGACAATTCTCACCTCATGAACAAGCTTTTGGATTGAATCATACTTGACGCCATTTTCTTAACATCATCTCAGAGCCAAACTTTTCCATGATTTTAGGTCGCCAATTTGTCTGCATGTAAGATTATCCAAACACCAGATGTCCAGCTCTAGGTGTGCAGGGTAAGGGTTCGATTCCTCACAACTTCAACTAACTTTTGAAGTTCAGTGAGGTACTTTGTCAACAATTGTCAATGGTGCTGCTAATAATAAATGATGAGCTGGTAaaaagttttttgaaaaattcagtGATCTACTTCACTGAAGGGTCTTGATACTCTGTTAAAGAAAAATCCTTTTTTTCTGATAGGTAAACAAATTTATTGGTGTAAATTGCAAAAAGAAGGTGTCAATATGcactttatcaaaaaaagaagGTGTCAATATGCACAACCATAAACTCACTCCTATTATAAGTGCATGCAGTTGAGGGAATCCATCAAACTATCTATGTCGTATGCCTTTAGCAATTTGCATCAAAAGGCCAAAAAGAAGacaaatatttgtatttgatcATGTGTGTTGGTTCTGTCTTTCTTTCAAACCACCCAAATTTCTTCATTCCAAATTAACCCGAAAGTGAAAAAGACATAGTAGTGGGGCTGGACAAGTATTGAACCATACACTTGCGACTTCCTTATCTAACTTCCTTCCAGACCAGCACCAATCTTCTCCATTTTCATGGCAAGAAGAAGTGAAGAACATGAATTGAACCATACACTAGCGACTTCCTTATCTAACTTCCTTCCAGACCAGCACCAATCTTCTCCATTTTCATTGCAAGCAGAAGTGAAGAACATGATTTTAAGAGATAAGATATCTTTTTAAAGTAGAAGCGATGCCATATAAGTTCTTACCAGATTGATTTATGAAaccatatttttctttcaaaatgtgGTATAAACATCTAAGGTCCTCCATAACTCACCCCATAGAGAGAATTCCAGAATTGCTTTTTACGTAGTCAGAAAGAAACAGTTCAAATCATACTAAGTAATCAAATACATACTCAAATGTACCTCATCTCCAGATTCGATCGATGCATTGCTTCCTGCATACTTTCTGACATGTCCATTGGATCTACATCAATGACGGCATTACTAAGACTGTTGGCGTAAAGGTTTTCTCCAACTCTATTATCAACATTAGCAAAGAAATTGCCCAAGTCCGTCGATCTTGACCCACCCTAACCAATCAGTTAAGATTATCATGAGTTAAGAAGAAGTCCAAGGCTAAAAAGAGAGGAGTGAAAAAAGTTCTGATCCTCAATCATGAGATTTGAAAAAACAGATTGGCACGACTATTTTCTCCAACTCAGCTATCAGTATTAGCAAGGGAATGCACCAAGTACATAGATCATCCCCATTCTAATCAATCCATCAACcaagtttaataaaaaattactgaACCCAATCTACCTCACACCTTGTCCCCCGAAacgttaaaagaaaaaagaatacaTAACCAGCAGAAGAGAAAGAATCATAATGCCCACAATTTTTCCCTTCACACTAATTCTTCTCGGGAGAAGTGTATGTTCTTATACTGCAGATCCACCAGTAGCGTCAAGTGCCAAAGGCAAGGTCATACAGCAACAAATTTGATCCATTGAAAAAATCAGTGTATAACTTTTAAACCTGTTTGCGAAAACGGCTAGCAGCCTCTTGAATTCCAGCAAAATGCAATAACTACCATGCTTTacaattaattgattttgaaatgGTAAGTAACTACTAACATGCTTTATTTAATTAGAAACCACTAAACATACCTTGGAAGCTATAGCAGCAGCTCTTGAATCACCAGTATCTTGTTCAAGAATCTCAATTTTTGAACCAGCTCTAGATGTGTCTGCGGAACTTAAAGACGATTCAAGGTCTATTACAGAATTTTTATGTACAGGGGAAAGGGAAATAGGCCTCAACAACATGTGATTCTGCTGCTTTCCATCCAAGGACTGAAATGCAATAACTTGGATTCTCCCGACCTGAAATATTAGCAAATAGTTTGTAGGAATTCACTGGCCAAGACATTATGCTTGTGGTGATCTACAGTTTTTATATATGAACCGGTCAAGACATTATGCTGGTGCTGATCTACTTGATTACAAACAATCTTACACTACCTTCTGTGCATCTTCactaaaacatgaaaatatcaACCCAATAAACCCAGCATCCAGAAGTTGATACATGGCTTGAGTGCGGACATCTGCATGATTTACATAGCAtgttatggttttcatggacTGAGAAAAAGATAACTAGTGACACAGGTATTAAgctgaaaagaaaataaactatGGCCGGACTTAACCCAAAATAACCTCTACTAAACATGTAGTCATCTATATAAGTTGGTGAAGACCAAACTATCAATGAATCACAGAACTACAGTCAGAGGAAACTTAGGAGAATGCAAAAGGATTTAAAATGACATTCCAGTGCACTGAGTAGGCGTTTGGAcataaaaattgtgaaatttgaaaaaaaaggtaATATTTGTTTTCAAGTTGAAAATGGTATGGAAATTGGAAGTTCCTACCATAAGTGGGTTCCGGATTGGACCAAATTGGTTCTATTATACATAGTCCTACCCTGCATTTCAGTTTTCTATATAACCACCTATTCTGAAGAAAGTTAATGTTATCTTTGTTCAATTTAGGTCTTAGTCAAGGTTTTGTCTAATTTATAGGCCTTATTCAATGTTCCAAACTCATAGAAGAATGCTGATTTTTAGAGGAGCAGACAATTGCCCAACAGTCTATCGGCCAGACGGTTTATGAGAAGCCAATTCTGCATAAGggaaaattaaaagataacCCAAAAAAATCAATCACCAAATGAGTTGCTTTTGTGTTTTGGCACATATATCTACTTAGCTCGCATATTGATTTTGAATGGTAAAATTTATCCATCTAAACCTTCCAGTTCACCAGTAGACATAACCTAATTAAATAGATGGATGATAAAACatttagaaaaagaaatcaaTTCCATGATGGGAAGGATGGAGGCAAAAATAGTCATACAAGCAAGCACAAAACTTTAGTTGTAGCAGAAAGTAAAGTGGACATTACTGAGAAAACAAGAGAACTTGAAAtcagaaggaaaaaaaaatagacacacTCAGTGGAGATTTCAGGGATTTCATTTGTAGTCACTTAATTTGAACTACGTAAGTATTGGATTATAAGCAGACAATAGAAACCTGGCCCCATCTGAGGATTACAAGTTTTGAAATCCTTCtgtataaaaacaaaaagactGGTAAAACACAAtgcttctatatatatatatatatggctaATTTGTGTTTCTAGTCTATAGTAAGGATCAAGTATTACACGTTGGTTTTACTTCATATTCTTTGATTGAATCACCTTTTTTTAAGTGCTAATCTAGCTTGATTTATGTCACATTTATCGCCAacgtttttatatttattatgttgtatGCAACCAATGATCAAGTATTatgttcaaaattcaaaattccaaGTACCGAAACAACTACTATGATGGGTctagtacaaaaaaaaataccaacATTCAGGCGGAAAGACCATCTTTGGTTACTCAAATGTAATGGGACTAAACTATTAAGCAGAAGGTGCTCATACAGGCACTTAATACCTACCAACATGGGAAGGGAGCACTGTAATGTGGGGATGTGAATGGTACCAGCCAATCACTCTTGTTGTTCTTCCTGTTGCCAGGGTCATTCTGTGCTAAAAAAGTTAAAGTAACAAATCCAGCATACAATTTTCCGGATAACTGCATTATCACAACCACAATCCAATCATATACATTTGAATACATCAAGCAACAAACTCAACCAACAGGTTAATTTGTATGAAACCATAGTTCAAACGGGAGCAACGATCTCTTCTAGCCAACTGCTATCAAAGCCAAGAAAGCCGTAGCATGTCATAAAATATGGATAAGTCAATCTCTACATATACTATTAGCGTGTCATGCACTCTGTGATTTTAAGAAAAAGGTTTGCACAGATAATCCTAAGGCATGACACCACAGAAGTTATTTGACATGTGCCCCAAATTCAtcagaaagaaaagaagacaaGTTTTGCTGATAAATTTGACGTATTAATAGGAAGAAAACATTTGCGGAAACAAAGGAAGAAACCACTGCATGAAGTGTCATTCAAATTGCTTCATGTTATGAAGAAAAAGATTGAAGTTTATGAACACTAAAGTTGTTTCTCATTTGGCAGCAAATTTACCAAAAGCGATCATCGAAgcaattagaagaaaaaaaattattttaaaaagaaattgttttacCAGTCACTAATACTGCTCTATGTTGCAACTTTTAGAGGGGTAAGGGCAGTGAAAAAACATCACTAATTGTCACAGATCAAAAAGGATATCTCAGCCTTGACTGATGCAGCAGTTAGCTGCTCAGGATTGGTCTCAACACGATCTTTCCTCCTGTCACAACGTGGCTGTGGCAGTGCTCCCCATATAAGTGCAGTCACGCTACCATTTTTTGACTGCTGTAAATGGAAACAGCACAAATATTACTTTTGAACGTGGAAATGATTTAGTAGGAAAGCCATCATCAATAACATGTAAAAATCAAGGaaagaaatatatgattttattcttcttcttgatGAATAAGGAAACCTAAAACTATATACAGAACATTTGGAAAGAAAACGTCTAAACTATAACATGACAAGCAAAAATCAGAGTATGTTATACACTACTGGGACACGTCATGCAAGGGCGAGCTTAAATATGGACCATCGAAGATACACCTGCATATCTACCAAAATAGCTGGAGTTTTAAATATGACTTTGACTTACTAAGATATTTTTCTTTCCTAATCAGTGAAGAAAACTCAATACATATTACATACTGAAAACATGACTATGATTGGTCTAGAGTTAAAGAGATAACAAAATCTAAGAGAACAGTAGAACTATTTCcgcaaaaaa
Proteins encoded in this region:
- the LOC101265551 gene encoding uncharacterized protein isoform X2 — translated: MALTSVKMTEEVWLTCLSHALSTETEEIMGLLLGDTQSKNGSVTALIWGALPQPRCDRRKDRVETNPEQLTAASVKAERMTLATGRTTRVIGWYHSHPHITVLPSHVDVRTQAMYQLLDAGFIGLIFSCFSEDAQKVGRIQVIAFQSLDGKQQNHMLLRPISLSPVHKNSVIDLESSLSSADTSRAGSKIEILEQDTGDSRAAAIASKGGSRSTDLGNFFANVDNRVGENLYANSLSNAVIDVDPMDMSESMQEAMHRSNLEMSGAEYVRKEIPLLVLPSSSIFNLDAPLNSFTDLQRVLFEEERTAYNQAVVTNMRETKVHPLTFIHHTSTYQASMCKLMEYCLSPAISALQDQLRENEVRLKMLSEEAKVLETEIIRGEPNTSSPRRGSASLGQRDLYSPTELRSVSGSSSRSRKAS
- the LOC101265551 gene encoding uncharacterized protein isoform X1, which encodes MALTSVKMTEEVWLTCLSHALSTETEEIMGLLLGDTQQSKNGSVTALIWGALPQPRCDRRKDRVETNPEQLTAASVKAERMTLATGRTTRVIGWYHSHPHITVLPSHVDVRTQAMYQLLDAGFIGLIFSCFSEDAQKVGRIQVIAFQSLDGKQQNHMLLRPISLSPVHKNSVIDLESSLSSADTSRAGSKIEILEQDTGDSRAAAIASKGGSRSTDLGNFFANVDNRVGENLYANSLSNAVIDVDPMDMSESMQEAMHRSNLEMSGAEYVRKEIPLLVLPSSSIFNLDAPLNSFTDLQRVLFEEERTAYNQAVVTNMRETKVHPLTFIHHTSTYQASMCKLMEYCLSPAISALQDQLRENEVRLKMLSEEAKVLETEIIRGEPNTSSPRRGSASLGQRDLYSPTELRSVSGSSSRSRKAS